In Vespa crabro chromosome 5, iyVesCrab1.2, whole genome shotgun sequence, a single window of DNA contains:
- the LOC124424454 gene encoding uncharacterized protein LOC124424454, with product MTSSCLVAFLLVYSNILVFAEPEPLPAGMIYTNENFAEDTESLLLINRLKQLIERKQEMEEQERELTEEQLTIQAMLEAKARDQRLSQGDYPPDEPEALPVPSAIVHHAPLGSVKRTSYMSLCHFKICNMGRKRQL from the exons ATGACGAGCTCGTGTCTCGTTGCGTTTCTGCTGGTTTACAGCAATATTCTTGTATTCGCTGAACCCGAGCCCTTACCAGCAGGCATGATCTATACTAATGAAAATTTTGCCGAGGACACAGAGAGTCTG CTTCTGATCAATAGGCTAAAACAGCtgatagagagaaaacaagagatggaagagcaagaaagagaacTGACAGAGGAACAGCTTACGATTCAGGCGATGCTGGAAGCAAAGGCAAGAGATCAACGTCTGTCTCAGGGTGATTATCCACCGGATGAACCGGAAGCACTTCCGGTACCAAGTGCTATAGTTCATCATGCACCTTTGGGTTCAGTCAAACGAACAAGCT aCATGAGCCTCTGTCACTTCAAGATCTGCAACATGGGACGCAAAAGGCAACTGTAA
- the LOC124424453 gene encoding peptidyl-prolyl cis-trans isomerase sig-7, translating to MSVVIETTIGDITVDLFIEERPQTCRNFLKLCKIKYYNWNLFHSVQNNFIAQTGDPTGTGKGGESIYGIVLGEQARYYEAEQMPKIKHTRSGLLSMVNCGDNMLGSQFFITLAPDLYSLDGEHCVFGEIVEGLEIILKFNETICDGDYRPYQDIRISHTVILEDPFDDPKGLEIPDMSPEPTKEALMSDRIGADELIDDTAGMSVEEVMEMQKDKEAKARATILEIVGDIPDADIAPPENVLFVCKLNPVTNDDDLEIIFSRFGKIIGCEVIRDRQTGDSLQYAFIEFAERKSCEEAYFKMDNVLIDDRRIHVDFSQSVAKMRWRGKGKGIKYYDDKEIEENEDRKGYDRFHEKNDHRNNKRYHEKEERSKRKNNNDGRHEEDILEHRKHQYRKNDNRSDRERSRDIRNYVSEKDKDRENRRRDDTYEHRREKEKKKKKDKTDGSRNKDKSRERNRDRSRERNRDKSRERKSDRSKEKSRY from the exons ATGTCTGTGGTAATCGAAACTACGATAGGTGATATTACAGTAGATTTGTTTATCGAAGAACGTCCACAGA catgtcgaaattttttaaaattatgcaaaataaagtattacaattggaatttatttcattctgtACAAAACAATTTCATCGCTCAAACTGGAGATCCTACGGGTACTGGGAAAGGTGGAGAAAGTATTTATGGTATAGTATTGGGTGAACAAGCTCGATATTACGAGGCCGAACAAATGCCAAAAATTAAACATACCAGAAGTGGCTTGTTATCTATGGTTAATTGCGGCGACAATATGTTAGGATCGCAATTTTTTATCACACTCGCACCGGATCTATATTCTTTAGATGGTGAACATTGCGTGTTCGGGGAAATAGTAGAAGGACTTGAAATTAttctaaaatttaatgaaactaTTTGCGATGGAGATTATAGACCTTATCaggatatacgtatatctcATACCGTTATTTTAGAGGATCCATTCGATGATCCGAAAGGTTTAGAAATACCAGATATGAGTCCAGAACCTACTAAAGAGGCATTGATg agcGATAGAATTGGCGCGGACGAACTCATAGATGATACAGCGGGAATGTCCGTGGAGGAAGTTATGGAAATgcaaaaggataaagaagCAAAGGCACGTGCTACAATATTAGAAATCGTTGGGGATATACCGGATGCTGATATCGCACCGCcagaaaatgttttattcgTTTGTAAATTAAATCCGGTTACTAACGACGATgatttagaaattatatttagcCGTTTTGGCAAAATTATTgg ATGCGAAGTAATAAGAGATAGACAAACGGGTGATTCCTTGCAATACGCATTCATTGAATTTGCCGAACGTAAGAGCTGCGAGGAAGCATATTTTAAAATGGACAATGTTTTAATCGACGATAGAAGAATACACGTTGATTTCTCTCAGTCCGTAGCAAAAATGAGATGGAGGGGTAAAGGGAAaggtattaaatattatgacgATAAGGAGATAGAGGAGAACGAGGATAGAAAAGGTTATGATCGTTTTCACGAGAAGAACGATCATCGAAATAACAAACGTTATcacgaaaaagaggaaagatccaagaggaaaaataacaatgatggaAGACACGAGGAAGATATATTGGAACATAGGAAACATCAGtatagaaaaaatgataacagAAGTGATCGAGAACGTTCTCgcgatattagaaattatgtttcagaaaaggataaagatagGGAGAATAGGAGGAGGGATGATACGTATGAACataggagagagaaggagaagaaaaagaaaaaggataagacCGATGGTAGTaggaataaagataaaagtagagagagaaatagagataggagtagagaaagaaacagggataaaagtagagagagaaagagtgatagaagtaaagagaaaagtagatat
- the LOC124424451 gene encoding activated Cdc42 kinase Ack, with protein sequence MADDEGTEWLQELLHDVQLTQFFTRIRDDLQVTRLHHFDYVQPEDLEKIGLGKPGIRRLLDAVKKRRNTQWKKNLITKIRPGGSTKSNKRSSQPTEGSSVLTCLIQDKDVTLSIKLGDGSFGVVRRGEWMSPTGRTLPVAVKVLKADALTQPSIIEDFVSEVQAMHTLDHHNLIRLYGVVLSQPMMMVTELAPLGALLDYLRKQFCRISVLTLCNYALQVATGMAYLEAKRFLHRDLACRNVLLSTVDKVKIGDFGLMRALPQQEDCYVMTEHKKVPFPWCAPESLKARQFSHASDVWMFGVTLWEMLTFGEEPWVGLNGSEILRKIDREGERLHEPEAMPPVMYDLMLRCWAREPSERPSFASLKELLTGMVPSIMKALSDFEETEKMTIEQGDQIVIIDGRPENYWWKGQNQRTYQVGLFPRCLVDPMRKKQPEDISKPLENSFIHTGHGAPFGKSWGSPIYIDDVYLRNPMEPPDIVAVAGVTDNQKKKFSCGTPRSRKQFNYTKLQNDIRASPVKSIVPVPGTSQEGSLIDLSPEEITNTNSSHSDTTCRRVINILDEPIETVETTRTQEENNQQEDPRTYANFPGNLDPTYSDPFDTSSVFMKPPHSRYYSHVPSDLTNHYNKTQSYGNIQNEEVSTNQNINVNQYSTNLSKNSINESVNLNVNVNNSEGNAFPEDYYSEIDKLQTPSVSNWTSWPEDLQSDTTQTYANVASHNLPTTSNGQPSPPLPPPLPPPPPPIGPNESPPKPKSNHDLAQNLSELNINSQNVTSPKKLDPAFLAELEKHLGEKEASKNTNATQQHSNESHTYTLINKLQDNSTIPALRPPPQSIKPKSPQMDQRTSTHLPSKVQNSMQSKNTNIQKPMVQQEHRFVESTTDAIVGQMWQQAHSQVHLQSNYSVSTDPNVNRISPVVNMPQINVNLLQVAPSNLIHATSNLNSSQYGSKSATETTSNHAQNFTSTSQNYFQQQNVPLLTISRNHGITQIQNDLQQAQSSSATNTNTISKPAMFATGTMFSEQVYVELKQTVPNLEQLSQNEFNTLYNKTVQQNILRNYYASGASPANTIVDQNLSHSHVNYQDTASYNLQQQQQIQAVQASKNYALQNHPCDFSPHLKQPPVYNPPPAWSPLKSVQNGFIRNQHTATKSNLTANQSGNSNVLQSVHIKSPHQTNAATSQTLPIRNVQSHMNETVINTQLAPSTSAYPSGVSPPLTGASQQLVMSLNDEFRATKIMRVQRDIADASQQEILAALQATGWDTAQAVKQIMKDRLVKLESLKRLGLADRQQCENALKQTDYDVERAASLLLDQAK encoded by the exons ATGGCAGACGATGAGGGAACCGAATGGCTTCAAGAACTTTTGCACGATGTACAACTTACCCAGTTCTTTACGAGAATAAGGGACGATTTACAGGTCACCCGGTTGCATCATTTTGATTATGTTCAACCAGAAGATTTAGAAAAGATTGGATTGGGCAAGCCTGGCATTAGAAGACTTTTAGATGCTGTTAAGAAGAGACGTAATACTcaatggaaaaagaatttaattactaAAATTAGACCCGGTGGTAGTAccaaaagtaataaaagatcTTCTCAGCCTACCGAAGGATCATCTGTGCTAACATGTCTTATCCAGGACAAAGATGTGACTTTATCCATTAAATTAGGTGACGGTAGTTTTGGTGTGGTAAGGCGAGGAGAATGGATGTCACCTACTGGTCGAACGTTACCTGTTGCTGTAAAAGTTTTAAAGGCTGACGCTTTGACCCAACCAAGTATTATAGAAGATTTTGTGTCCGAAGTTCAGGCGATGCATACTTTGGATCATCACAATCTTATAAG GTTATACGGAGTTGTACTGTCTCAGCCTATGATGATGGTAACAGAACTTGCGCCTTTAGGAGCTCTCTTGGATTATTTGCGAAAACAATTCTGCCGTATATCTGTATTAACATTATGTAATTATGCATTACAAGTAGCAACTGGTATGGCATATTTGGAGGCCAAACGTTTTCTTCACAGGGATCTAGCTTGCAGGAATGTTCTTTTAAGTACAGTGGATAAAGTGAAAATAGGCGATTTTGGTTTGATGAGAGCGCTGCCACAACAAGAGGATTGTTATGTCATGACGGAACATAAGAAAGTACCGTTCCCATGGTGTGCTCCTGAATCTTTAAAGGCACGGCAATTTAGTCACGCTTCGGACGTATGGATGTTCGGCGTGACGTTATGGGAAATGTTAACGTTCGGAGAAGAACCATGGGTTGGATTAAATGGATCAGAAATTCTTcgtaagatagatagagagggagaaagattgCACGAGCCTGAAGCAATGCCACCTGTAATGTATGATCTTATGTTACGTTGTTGGGCCAGAGAACCCTCGGAAAGACCGAGTTTTGCTTCTTTGAAAGAATTGTTAACTGGAATGGTACCGTCGATAATGAAGGCCTTAAGCGATTTCGAGGAAACTGAAAAAATGACTATTGAGCAGGGTGATCAAATCGTTATCATAGATGGTAGACCTGAAAATTATTGGTGGAAGGGACAAAATCAAAGAACTTATCAAGTTGGTCTATTTCCTCGTTGTTTGGTCGATCCAATGAGAAAGAAGCAACCAGAGGATATTAGTAAACctttagaaaattcttttattcataCGGGACACGGTGCTCCCTTTGGAAAAAGTTGGGGTAGTCCTATTTATATAGATGATGTTTATCTACGAAATCCAATGGAACCGCCAGACATCGTAGCTGTGGCCGGTGTTACGgataatcaaaagaaaaaattttcttgcGGCACGCCACGTTCTCGCAAACAATTTAATTACACGAAACTACAAAACGACATAAGGGCTAGTCCTGTGAAATCAATTGTTCCTGTACCTGGTACCAGTCAAGAGGGTAGTCTAATAGATTTATCGCCAGAGGAAATAACTAATACAAATTCATCTCACTCCGATACAACATGTCGAcgtgttattaatattcttgatgAGCCTATAGAAACGGTCGAAACAACGAGAAcccaagaagaaaataatcaacAGGAAGATCCTCGAACGTATGCTAATTTCCCGGGTAATCTGGATCCAACATATTCCGATCCATTTGATACCTCTTCCGTATTTATGAAACCACCGCATTCTCGTTATTACAGTCACGTACCATCCGATCTGactaatcattataataagaCCCAATCGtatggaaatattcagaaTGAAGAAGTTAGTACCAATCagaatataaatgttaatcaATATTCGACGAATTTGAGTAAGAATAGTATAAATGAAAGTGttaatttaaatgttaatgttaataattcagAAGGCAATGCTTTCCCAGAAGACTATTATAGTGAAATCGATAAACTTCAAACCCCATCTGTATCGAATTGGACAAGTTGGCCGGAAGACTTGCAAAGTGATACTACACAAACTTATGCTAACGTTGCAAGTCACAATTTACCAACAACTTCCAATGGACAGCCATCACCTCCACTGCCACCGCCATTGCcacctcctccccctcctatAGGTCCTAACGAAAGTCCACCCAAGCCTAAATCTAATCACGATCTTGCCCAAAATTTAAgcgaattaaatataaattcgcAGAATGTTACTTCGCCTAAAAAATTGGATCCGGCGTTTCTTGCTGAATTAGAAAAACATTTAGGTGAGAAGGAAGCAAGTAAAAATACTAATGCCACCCAACAACATTCTAACGAATCGCATACGTATACGTTGATCAATAAGTTACAAGATAATTCGACTATACCGGCACTGCGGCCACCACCGCAATCGATAAAACCAAAATCTCCGCAAATGGATCAAAGGACGAGCACGCATCTACCTAGCAAAGTGCAAAATTCGATGCAatctaaaaatacaaatatacaaaaacCAATGGTGCAACAAGAGCATCGTTTCGTTGAAAGCACTACGGATGCCATTGTAGGACAAATGTGGCAACAGGCACACTCTCAAGTACACTTGCAAAGTAATTATTCCGTATCAACAGATCCAAATGTTAATCGCATATCACCGGTCGTAAATATGCCACAGATAAACGTTAATTTACTTCAAGTTGCTCCTAGTAATTTAATTCACGCTACGAGTAACTTGAATAGCTCTCAATATGGTTCTAAAAGTGCCACAGAAACGACTTCCAATCACGCGCAAAATTTTACATCCACGAGTCAGAACTACTTCCAACAACAAAACGTTCCCCTTCTAACTATAAGCCGTAATCATGGAATAACACAAATACAAAATGATTTACAACAGGCGCAATCATCTAGTGCCACCAATACAAATACCATTTCAAAGCCCGCTATGTTTGCCACTGGTACAATGTTTTCAGAACAAGTGTACGTTGAATTGAAACAGACAGTACCTAATTTAGAACAATTATctcaaaatgaatttaataccCTTTATAATAAGACTGTTCAACAGAATATACTCAGAAATTATTATGCTTCTGGTGCATCGCCAGCGAATACCATTGTGGATCAAAATCTAAGTCATAGTCATGTAAATTATCAAGATACAGCTAGCTATAAtcttcaacaacaacaacaaattcAAGCTGTTCAAGCATCTAAAAACTATGCACTTCAAAATCACCCTTGCGATTTTAGCCCACATTTAAAACAACCGCCTGTATATAATCCTCCGCCTGCTTGGAGTCCACTTAAATCGGTGCAAAATGGTTTTATAAGAAATCAGCATACCGCAACGAAATCAAATTTAACAGCTAATCAGAGTGGAAATTCAAATGTATTGCAGTCCGTACATATTAAGTCGCCGCATCAGACTAATGCCGCAACGTCACAAACATTACCAATTCGCAATGTACAGTCTCACATGAACGAAACTGTTATCAATACTCAATTAGCACCTTCCACGTCGGCATATCCATCTGGTGTTAGTCCGCCTTTGACAGGAGCTTCCCAGCAATTAGTTATGTCTCTCAATGATGAATTTCGTGCAACTAAAATAATGAGAGTACAAAGAGATATAGCGGATGCGTCGCAACAAGAAATTTTAGCTGCTTTACAAGCCACTGGATGGGACACTGCACAAGCGGTCAAACAGATTATGAAAGATAGACTCGTTAAATTAGAATCTCTTAAGag GCTAGGTTTGGCAGATAGACAGCAATGCGAAAATGCTCTTAAGCAGACTGATTATGATGTAGAAAGGGCGGCTTCACTGCTACTAGATCAagctaaataa